In Opitutaceae bacterium TAV5, one genomic interval encodes:
- a CDS encoding peptidase encodes MDFFEAQARARRRTARLVVLFICALTGLVAVGYFSTIAVLREFVPQGGDGYTAGIETDTTVRSWWDPQLLAGIAAGTCVVVGLASLFKWTQLRSGGRAVADMVGGRAIDPHTTDLKERQLLNVVEEMALASGVPVPGVYVLDKEPAINAFAAGHTPEDAVVAVTRGTLDQLSRDELQGVVAHEFSHILNGDMRFNLRLTTVIFGILVIGLIGRMVLLNMRYMRVRSSGGGKNNNGAGLIAVIVVTGLLLTVLGYIGYFFGRLIQAAISRQREFLADASAVQFTRNPQGIAGALKKIGGFAEGSRLQSGRSEQIEHFFFAQGFRSGLAGLWDTHPPLAERIQAIDTGFRPEKPEAGATPAAPPPMPEK; translated from the coding sequence ATGGATTTTTTCGAAGCCCAGGCCCGCGCCCGCCGCCGCACCGCGCGGCTCGTCGTCCTTTTCATCTGCGCCCTCACCGGCCTCGTGGCGGTCGGCTATTTTTCGACCATCGCCGTGCTGCGCGAATTCGTCCCGCAGGGCGGTGACGGCTACACCGCCGGTATCGAGACGGATACGACCGTCCGCTCCTGGTGGGACCCGCAACTCCTCGCCGGCATCGCCGCCGGCACCTGTGTGGTGGTCGGGCTCGCCTCGCTTTTCAAATGGACGCAGCTCCGCTCCGGCGGCCGGGCCGTGGCCGACATGGTGGGCGGACGCGCCATCGATCCGCACACCACGGACCTGAAGGAACGCCAGCTCCTCAATGTCGTGGAGGAGATGGCGCTCGCTTCCGGCGTGCCGGTGCCTGGCGTGTACGTGCTCGACAAGGAGCCGGCGATCAACGCCTTCGCCGCCGGCCACACGCCGGAGGACGCCGTGGTGGCCGTAACGCGCGGCACGCTCGACCAGCTTTCGCGCGACGAGCTTCAGGGGGTGGTCGCCCACGAATTCAGCCACATCCTCAACGGCGACATGCGGTTCAACCTGCGCCTCACGACGGTGATTTTCGGCATCCTCGTCATCGGACTCATCGGCCGCATGGTGCTCCTGAACATGCGTTACATGCGCGTGCGTTCTTCCGGCGGCGGCAAGAACAACAACGGCGCGGGGCTGATCGCGGTGATCGTGGTCACCGGCCTGCTGCTCACGGTGCTCGGCTACATCGGCTACTTTTTCGGCCGGCTGATCCAGGCGGCGATCTCGCGGCAACGCGAGTTTCTGGCCGACGCCTCTGCGGTGCAGTTCACGCGCAACCCGCAGGGCATCGCCGGCGCGCTGAAAAAGATCGGCGGTTTCGCCGAAGGTTCGCGGCTGCAAAGCGGCCGCAGCGAGCAGATCGAGCACTTTTTCTTCGCGCAGGGTTTCCGCTCCGGCCTCGCCGGCCTGTGGGACACGCATCCGCCACTCGCCGAACGTATTCAGGCCATCGATACCGGATTCCGTCCGGAAAAACCCGAAGCCGGCGCCACACCCGCCGCGCCGCCGCCGATGCCGGAGAAGTAG
- a CDS encoding calcium-binding protein — MKNHFAIRRCLSLLVILAACGLSGGCMGTNATVERKLEAYDTDGDGYLSLSEFRNTLVAARSGDPVALFRSIDTDGDGKITVSEIKAHRIHRDPNY, encoded by the coding sequence ATGAAAAACCACTTCGCTATCCGCCGCTGTCTGTCGCTTCTTGTCATCCTTGCAGCTTGCGGCCTGTCAGGAGGTTGCATGGGAACGAACGCAACGGTGGAACGCAAACTGGAAGCCTATGATACCGACGGCGACGGCTATCTGTCGCTGTCGGAATTCCGCAATACGCTCGTCGCGGCCCGTTCCGGCGATCCTGTCGCCCTGTTCCGGAGCATCGACACGGACGGCGACGGCAAGATCACCGTGAGCGAAATCAAGGCTCACCGTATCCATCGGGATCCCAATTACTGA
- a CDS encoding shikimate 5-dehydrogenase (catalyzes the conversion of shikimate to 3-dehydroshikimate), giving the protein MDASINKDTRLCMSLSGRPGNFGTRFHNFLYRELGLNFVYKAFTTNDLPAAIGGIRALGIRGCAVSMPFKEACIPHLDELAPSARGIMSVNTIVNTDGHLKAYNTDYQAVASLLASRGIPPATPFVLRGSGGMAKAVACALRDAGFTDGVIVARNEATGAALAQHYGYRWQPERAADDAGTAATAGLLVNVTPVGMAGGPGADDLAFPEAQVRAANFVFDVVAIPAETPLIRLATSLGKPTISGADVIVLQAVEQFVLYTGVRPEADLIARAAAWARG; this is encoded by the coding sequence ATGGACGCATCCATCAACAAGGACACCCGGCTCTGCATGTCGCTCTCGGGGCGGCCGGGGAATTTCGGCACGCGGTTTCACAATTTCCTCTACCGGGAGCTGGGACTGAATTTCGTTTACAAGGCTTTCACGACAAACGATCTCCCGGCCGCGATCGGCGGCATCCGCGCCCTCGGCATCCGCGGCTGCGCGGTGTCGATGCCGTTCAAGGAAGCGTGCATCCCGCATCTCGACGAGCTTGCCCCGTCGGCGCGCGGCATCATGTCGGTCAACACCATCGTCAACACGGACGGCCACCTGAAAGCGTACAACACCGACTACCAGGCCGTGGCCTCCCTCCTCGCCTCCCGCGGCATCCCGCCCGCCACGCCTTTTGTCCTGCGTGGCAGCGGCGGCATGGCGAAAGCCGTGGCCTGCGCGCTGCGCGACGCGGGTTTCACCGACGGCGTGATCGTGGCGCGCAACGAGGCGACCGGGGCCGCGCTCGCGCAGCACTACGGCTATCGCTGGCAGCCGGAACGGGCGGCGGACGATGCAGGCACAGCCGCGACTGCGGGACTGCTGGTCAACGTCACCCCCGTCGGCATGGCCGGCGGTCCCGGAGCGGACGACCTTGCGTTTCCGGAGGCGCAGGTGCGCGCGGCAAATTTCGTTTTCGACGTGGTGGCGATCCCGGCCGAGACGCCGCTCATCCGGCTGGCGACGTCGCTTGGCAAACCGACGATCTCGGGCGCGGATGTCATCGTGTTGCAGGCCGTCGAGCAATTTGTGCTCTACACCGGCGTGCGGCCGGAGGCGGACCTGATCGCCCGCGCCGCCGCCTGGGCGCGGGGGTGA
- a CDS encoding metal-binding protein produces MHRSSLFGTFLIQVRELPSARLLDYSEQAYFAALCAQCPNHATNHACPPFDFSPRDYIGGFRTVYVIRTKVDTGMYLKNHDSRSGDAMATAFGIMDDAKQWLGASLMALEAEPELAGARASLPGACNICAPAPCARQAGLPCKLGRPRYSLEALGINLARLTEDLFAEKILWITGGRLPPWLSLISGMFADTEGVGDGIGRHLQDDGYRRQAGVSGKDAP; encoded by the coding sequence ATGCACCGATCGTCCCTTTTCGGCACATTCCTGATCCAGGTGCGCGAACTGCCCTCCGCGCGGCTGCTCGATTACAGCGAGCAGGCCTACTTCGCCGCGCTCTGCGCGCAGTGCCCCAACCATGCGACCAACCACGCCTGTCCGCCGTTCGACTTCTCGCCGCGCGATTATATCGGCGGATTCCGGACAGTCTATGTGATCCGCACGAAAGTGGACACAGGGATGTATCTGAAAAATCACGACAGCAGAAGCGGCGACGCCATGGCAACGGCATTCGGGATCATGGATGACGCGAAGCAATGGCTGGGAGCATCGCTCATGGCCCTGGAAGCGGAGCCGGAGCTTGCCGGCGCGCGCGCCTCGCTGCCGGGCGCATGCAACATTTGCGCCCCCGCGCCGTGCGCACGCCAGGCCGGCCTTCCCTGCAAGCTCGGCCGGCCGCGCTATTCGCTGGAGGCGCTCGGCATCAACCTGGCGCGGCTCACCGAAGACCTCTTTGCCGAAAAAATCCTCTGGATCACCGGTGGCCGGCTGCCGCCCTGGCTCTCGCTGATCTCCGGTATGTTTGCCGACACGGAAGGCGTCGGCGACGGCATCGGACGACATTTGCAAGACGACGGATACCGGCGGCAAGCCGGCGTCTCCGGGAAGGATGCCCCATGA
- a CDS encoding lysine transporter LysE yields the protein MMAGDAHSRLRRMFREFLLISSAHFLALLSPGQDFLLLVRTSLRHGFRVAAGASAGIALANAVWIGVAIFAIGRVREWPVFMRLLQWAGAAVLVYMGWHFLRVQPAGAETLSGEKQAYGEPGWKKAFVPGLLSGLGNPKNGLFYASLFSVGLSPETPLAWQTACGIWMVAVVFGWDLFICALTGREATRRALARWQWRIEQAAGALLIVLGVAMALSS from the coding sequence ATGATGGCCGGCGACGCGCACTCGCGCCTTCGCCGCATGTTCCGTGAATTTCTGCTCATCTCCTCCGCCCATTTTCTCGCCCTGCTAAGCCCGGGGCAGGATTTTCTTTTGCTGGTGCGCACGTCTCTGCGCCACGGCTTTCGCGTCGCCGCCGGCGCCTCGGCCGGCATCGCGCTGGCCAATGCCGTGTGGATCGGCGTGGCGATTTTCGCCATCGGGCGGGTTCGCGAATGGCCGGTGTTCATGCGCCTGCTCCAGTGGGCGGGCGCGGCGGTGCTGGTTTACATGGGCTGGCATTTCCTTCGGGTGCAGCCCGCCGGCGCGGAAACGTTGTCCGGGGAAAAACAGGCTTACGGTGAACCGGGCTGGAAAAAGGCTTTCGTGCCGGGGCTGCTTTCCGGTCTGGGCAATCCGAAAAACGGACTGTTTTACGCGAGTCTTTTTTCCGTCGGCCTGTCCCCGGAAACGCCGCTGGCGTGGCAGACCGCTTGCGGAATCTGGATGGTCGCAGTCGTTTTCGGATGGGACCTCTTCATCTGCGCGCTGACCGGACGCGAGGCCACGCGCCGGGCGCTCGCACGCTGGCAATGGCGGATCGAACAGGCGGCGGGGGCGCTGCTCATCGTTCTCGGCGTAGCCATGGCGCTCTCGTCATGA
- a CDS encoding LemA family protein: MLIPLIVIGAILLILVLWVVGIYNGLVTLRNRFKNAFAQIDVQLKRRYDLIPNLVETAKGYLKHERETLEAVTKARNIAASAAQAAAANPADPNAMKSLLTAEAGLGGALSRLLVVSERYPDLKANQNMMQLTEELTSTENKISFARQAYNDAVMTYNTRRETFPTVILAGAFGFTPAELFRIEDPTERNAPKVSFT; encoded by the coding sequence ATGCTTATTCCGCTCATCGTCATCGGAGCCATCCTGCTCATCCTCGTCCTCTGGGTCGTCGGCATCTACAACGGGCTCGTGACCCTGCGCAACCGTTTCAAGAACGCCTTCGCGCAGATCGACGTCCAGCTCAAGCGCCGCTACGACCTCATCCCCAACCTCGTCGAGACCGCCAAGGGCTACCTCAAGCACGAACGCGAGACGCTCGAAGCCGTGACCAAGGCGCGCAACATCGCCGCCTCCGCCGCGCAGGCCGCTGCCGCCAATCCGGCCGATCCCAACGCCATGAAAAGCCTCCTCACGGCCGAGGCCGGTCTCGGCGGCGCGCTCTCCCGCCTGCTCGTCGTTTCCGAGCGGTATCCCGATCTCAAGGCCAACCAGAACATGATGCAGCTCACCGAAGAGCTCACCTCCACAGAGAACAAGATCTCGTTCGCCCGGCAGGCGTACAACGACGCCGTGATGACCTACAACACCCGCCGCGAGACGTTCCCGACAGTGATCCTGGCCGGCGCCTTCGGCTTCACGCCCGCCGAGCTGTTCAGGATCGAAGACCCGACCGAACGCAACGCCCCCAAGGTGAGCTTCACCTGA